A DNA window from Eretmochelys imbricata isolate rEreImb1 chromosome 3, rEreImb1.hap1, whole genome shotgun sequence contains the following coding sequences:
- the DPY30 gene encoding protein dpy-30 homolog isoform X1, giving the protein MQSSSAEVTMMESQNRKRAPAWTEREVRDLIAVWGEESVLSELRSSFRNAKTFVKISQGMKDRGHNRDPKQCRVKLKELRQAYQKTREANGRSGSEPQTCRFCDELHAILGGSATTTPAVLFDSFNGDGGNTEAGFGDEEDEEEEEVVDSSQQASGETGFPDSQELFLTLDLEPVPPEPTQGCLLDPAGGEGTSAACVSMITGSCPSQRLVKLRKKKKRTRDEMFCELMLSSHTDRAQTNAWRQIMSESRKAQNDREERWRAEENKWRAEENKWRAEKNKWRAEERAEAQMWRQRDERRQDSMLRLLEDQTSMLQCMVELQQRQLEHRLPLQPLCNQPPSSPSSIASIPRRPRTR; this is encoded by the exons atgcagagctcatcagcagaggtgaccatgatggagtcccagaatcgcaaaagagctccagcatggaccgaacgggaggtacgggatctgatcgctgtttggggagaggaatccgtgctatcagaactccgttccagttttcgaaatgccaaaacctttgtcaaaatctcccagggcatgaaggacagaggtcataacagggacccgaagcagtgccgcgtgaaactgaaggagctgaggcaagcctaccagaaaaccagagaggcgaacggccgctccgggtcagagccccaaacatgccgcttctgtgatgagctgcatgccattttagggggttcagccaccactaccccagccgtgttgtttgactccttcaatggagatggaggcaatacggaagcaggttttggggacgaagaagatgaggaggaggaggaggttgtagatagctcacagcaagcaagcggagaaaccggttttcccgacagccaggaactgtttctcaccctggacctggagccagtaccccccgaacccacccaaggctgcctcctggacccagcaggtggagaagggacctctg ctgcatgtgtttcaatgatcacaggatcttgtccttcccagaggctagtgaagcttagaaagaaaaaaaaacgcactcgcgatgaaatgttctgcgagctcatgctgtcctcccacactgacagagcacagacgaatgcgtggaggcaaataatgtcagagtccaggaaagcacaaaatgaccgggaggagaggtggcgggctgaagagaataagtggcgggctgaagagaataagtggcgggctgaaaagaataagtggcgggctgaagagagggctgaagctcaaatgtggcggcagcgtgatgagaggaggcaggattcaatgctgaggctgctggaggaccaaaccagtatgctccagtgtatggttgagctgcagcaaaggcagctggagcacagactgccactgcagcccctctgtaaccaaccgccctcctccccaagttccatagcctccatacccagacgcccaagaacgcggtga
- the DPY30 gene encoding protein dpy-30 homolog isoform X2, which produces MDSEQIMEGQAQVPENPHAEYGLTENVERIVENEKINAEKTSKQKVDLQSLPTRAYLDQTVVPILLQGLAVLAKERPPNPIEFLAAYLLKNKSQFEDRN; this is translated from the exons ATGGACTCAGAACAGATCATGGAGGGACAGGCACAG GTTCCAGAAAATCCTCATGCTGAATATGGCCTTACAGAAAATGTAGAG AGGATAGTAGAAAATGAGAAGATTAACGCAGAGAAAACATCAAAGCAGAAGGTGGATCTTCAGTCGTTACCTACACGTGCCTACTTGGATCAGACAGTTGTGCCTATCTTACTACAGGGACTTGCTGTACTTGCAAAGGAGAG ACCGCCAAATCCTATTGAATTCCTAgcagcatatcttttaaaaaacaagtcaCAGTTTGAGGACCGAAATTAA